The Methanobacterium lacus genome includes a region encoding these proteins:
- the ftsY gene encoding signal recognition particle-docking protein FtsY, giving the protein MFESLKKKFKGTIGKISDNVASEEELDDSNSSAADIKSKDETVPSSDSSENKSSKAVSKNDLTESSKDVSETESSETEAESDSKKSGFMGFLRGNKSSEKEESEDSKPSKTSETEEISADETITESEEKPEEDDKSGILSFVTNKTISEKDIEDILFELEMSLLEGDVAMEVAETIITSVKTDLVGQKIRRRSDVAEFTREALKKAISEILDIPGKDLTSLLEEAKKSGEPLKIMFVGINGTGKTTTIAKISTYFINKGYTPVIAASDTFRAGAIEQLTHHADNLDVKIIKHKKGADPAAVAFDAVAHARAKGKELVLVDTAGRMQTNINLMDEMKKIKRVIKPDLIIYVGDALTGNDSVEQAKKFNDAVTVDGIILTKADADAKGGAALSIGYVIQKPILFLGVGQSYSDIIEFKPEWMVEQILGE; this is encoded by the coding sequence TTGTTTGAATCACTGAAAAAAAAGTTCAAGGGTACCATAGGAAAGATTTCAGATAATGTGGCTTCAGAAGAAGAATTAGATGATTCTAACTCTTCAGCTGCAGATATTAAATCTAAAGATGAGACTGTTCCTAGTTCTGACTCATCTGAAAATAAATCTTCCAAAGCTGTTTCTAAGAATGATTTAACTGAATCTTCAAAGGATGTTTCTGAGACAGAATCATCTGAAACTGAAGCAGAATCTGATTCTAAAAAATCTGGTTTTATGGGATTTTTACGTGGTAACAAATCCTCAGAAAAGGAAGAATCTGAAGATTCAAAGCCTTCAAAAACATCTGAAACTGAAGAAATTTCAGCTGATGAAACAATCACTGAATCTGAAGAGAAACCGGAAGAAGATGATAAGTCTGGAATTTTATCGTTTGTGACCAATAAAACCATTTCTGAAAAGGACATAGAAGATATTCTTTTTGAACTTGAAATGTCACTTTTAGAGGGTGATGTTGCAATGGAAGTGGCAGAAACAATTATTACATCTGTCAAGACTGATCTGGTGGGGCAGAAGATCAGGCGAAGGAGTGATGTTGCAGAGTTTACTAGGGAAGCTCTTAAAAAAGCCATATCCGAAATTCTTGATATTCCCGGGAAGGATTTGACGTCACTATTGGAAGAAGCGAAAAAATCTGGAGAACCCCTGAAGATCATGTTCGTTGGTATAAATGGTACTGGTAAAACAACTACCATTGCAAAGATATCAACTTATTTCATAAACAAAGGTTACACACCAGTCATTGCAGCTTCAGATACCTTCAGAGCAGGTGCCATAGAACAATTGACTCATCATGCAGATAATCTTGATGTTAAAATAATCAAACACAAGAAGGGTGCAGACCCCGCTGCAGTTGCATTTGATGCTGTTGCCCATGCAAGGGCCAAGGGTAAAGAACTGGTTCTTGTGGATACTGCTGGAAGGATGCAGACCAACATTAACTTAATGGACGAGATGAAGAAGATAAAACGTGTCATTAAACCTGATCTTATCATATACGTTGGGGATGCTTTAACAGGCAATGATTCCGTAGAACAGGCCAAAAAGTTCAACGATGCAGTAACTGTGGATGGTATTATACTTACCAAGGCTGATGCAGATGCAAAGGGTGGAGCAGCATTATCCATTGGATACGTTATTCAGAAACCAATATTGTTCCTTGGAGTTGGTCAATCATATTCTGATATAATAGAATTTAAACCAGAATGGATGGTTGAACAAATTTTAGGGGAATGA
- a CDS encoding YhbY family RNA-binding protein translates to MNRSLSTITINIGKSKINDNVIDEIKRQLKENEVVKLRFSKGISAEKQNYITEIIEKSNSKLIDFRGNVAVIFKQRRGK, encoded by the coding sequence ATGAACAGATCACTTTCAACCATCACAATTAACATAGGAAAATCCAAAATAAATGACAATGTCATCGATGAAATTAAAAGGCAACTCAAAGAAAATGAAGTTGTAAAACTTAGATTTTCAAAAGGTATATCTGCAGAGAAACAAAACTATATTACCGAGATCATTGAAAAATCTAATTCTAAACTTATTGATTTTAGAGGTAACGTTGCTGTAATATTCAAACAAAGAAGAGGTAAATAG
- the pfdA gene encoding prefoldin subunit alpha, with protein sequence MEDRQRLEALMNELNTYQGQAEVIQQQVENLNASIAELTVALDTLEVVKDEDKEETLVPIGAGSFLITELKNTDEVIIGLGAGVAVKKKIADAKETIGEQKTELEELRDKMTSDLQKISDYIRQRSPEAEALMQKVEGEGSV encoded by the coding sequence ATGGAAGACAGACAAAGACTTGAAGCTTTGATGAATGAATTAAATACCTATCAGGGTCAAGCAGAAGTAATTCAGCAGCAGGTTGAAAATTTAAATGCATCCATAGCTGAACTTACAGTTGCATTAGACACCCTTGAAGTAGTTAAGGATGAAGATAAGGAAGAAACTCTGGTACCAATAGGTGCAGGATCCTTTCTAATAACAGAACTTAAAAATACTGACGAGGTCATCATTGGTCTTGGAGCAGGTGTGGCAGTAAAAAAGAAAATTGCCGATGCTAAAGAGACTATAGGAGAACAAAAAACCGAACTTGAAGAATTAAGAGACAAAATGACTTCTGATCTTCAAAAGATTTCGGATTACATACGTCAGAGAAGTCCTGAAGCAGAAGCTTTAATGCAGAAGGTTGAAGGAGAAGGTTCTGTTTAA
- the rpl18a gene encoding 50S ribosomal protein L18Ae, with amino-acid sequence MKTKVFKIQGKFMMGQGLKNFTKELKATSEDDIKEKIYSEFGSKHRIGRNKIFIDEIKEISEEEAQDPMIKALSSR; translated from the coding sequence ATGAAGACAAAAGTATTTAAAATTCAGGGAAAATTTATGATGGGCCAAGGCCTTAAAAACTTCACAAAGGAATTAAAAGCCACAAGTGAAGACGATATTAAAGAAAAAATATATTCTGAGTTTGGAAGCAAACACAGGATAGGCAGAAATAAAATATTCATTGATGAAATCAAGGAGATCTCTGAAGAAGAGGCTCAAGATCCAATGATCAAAGCTTTGTCCAGCAGGTGA
- a CDS encoding PRC-barrel domain containing protein, with translation MKASEFIGMKVIDKEANEIGKVAEIAVLFKQCLLDKVFISVGSALNKKFLVVVDDDIAEVGDYLQLKLNTQEIEEQVKVDKIEKFLGKGTRYNEFIGKTVLNKTGMDVGKISDLMIDPKGCLIHNIVVTTGGTFNKKHLMISDEDIEAMGDYLIIKLDQDQINDRIVN, from the coding sequence ATGAAAGCGAGTGAATTTATTGGAATGAAAGTAATAGATAAAGAAGCAAATGAAATCGGAAAAGTAGCTGAAATTGCAGTCTTATTTAAACAATGTCTATTAGATAAAGTCTTCATATCAGTTGGCTCTGCTTTAAATAAAAAATTCTTGGTTGTTGTTGACGATGATATTGCAGAAGTTGGAGATTACCTGCAGTTAAAACTTAACACACAAGAAATTGAAGAACAAGTTAAAGTAGATAAAATTGAAAAATTTCTAGGCAAAGGAACCCGATACAACGAATTCATCGGAAAAACAGTCCTCAACAAAACAGGCATGGATGTGGGTAAAATATCTGATCTCATGATCGATCCAAAGGGTTGTCTCATTCACAACATCGTGGTAACCACAGGAGGCACATTTAACAAGAAACACCTCATGATATCAGATGAAGATATTGAAGCCATGGGCGACTACCTGATAATCAAATTGGATCAGGACCAGATAAACGACAGAATCGTAAACTAA
- a CDS encoding DUF763 domain-containing protein produces the protein MMQRTVANLPLHGGKAPRWLFHRMVKLTEGIVDVMLYEYDANEFLRRISNPYWFQAFSCVLGFDWHSSGTTTTTCGALKSAINPEKHGIVVGGGKGKASRKTPSDIENAGEIFSLSTNKIEDLIHSSKISAKIDNSCVQDGYQLYHHSFILTEKGKWAVIQQGMNQEKRYARRYHWLGEEVDELTVDPHRGICCDDETAKTLNMTADKSDATRDISVDLICDNPEHLKKYFKDRTIIPKSQSKLDCYFNEYEMPKHHPVLDEDLSDREFEVLKQACEIQPSNYEELISLNGIGPKKIRALALISDLVYGSKPSWEDPVKYSFTHGGKDGFPYPVDREVYDHSIITIKEALEDAKINKKDKYNALKRLETHIKSG, from the coding sequence ATGATGCAAAGAACTGTTGCAAACCTTCCACTTCACGGAGGAAAAGCTCCAAGATGGCTATTTCATAGGATGGTAAAGTTAACGGAAGGAATTGTGGATGTGATGTTGTATGAATACGATGCAAATGAATTTTTAAGAAGAATTTCTAATCCTTACTGGTTTCAGGCATTTTCTTGTGTACTTGGATTTGATTGGCATTCTTCAGGCACCACAACCACCACTTGTGGGGCTTTAAAAAGTGCTATAAACCCTGAAAAGCATGGAATAGTGGTTGGGGGTGGGAAGGGTAAAGCTTCTAGAAAAACTCCTTCAGATATTGAAAATGCTGGTGAAATATTTTCACTTTCCACCAATAAAATTGAGGATCTCATCCATTCAAGTAAGATATCAGCGAAGATAGATAATTCATGCGTTCAAGATGGGTACCAGCTCTACCATCATTCCTTCATTCTGACAGAAAAAGGTAAATGGGCAGTTATACAGCAGGGCATGAATCAGGAAAAAAGGTACGCTAGACGTTACCACTGGTTGGGGGAAGAAGTGGATGAGTTAACAGTGGATCCCCATAGAGGCATCTGTTGTGATGATGAAACAGCAAAAACTCTGAATATGACAGCGGATAAAAGCGATGCAACCCGAGATATAAGTGTTGATCTGATCTGTGACAATCCAGAACATCTGAAAAAATATTTCAAAGACAGAACAATCATTCCCAAATCCCAGTCCAAACTGGACTGTTATTTCAATGAGTATGAAATGCCAAAACACCACCCAGTACTAGATGAAGATCTTTCGGATAGGGAGTTTGAAGTGCTTAAACAGGCATGTGAAATTCAACCTTCAAACTACGAGGAGTTAATTTCATTAAATGGAATAGGACCCAAAAAAATACGGGCACTGGCACTCATATCAGATCTGGTGTATGGTTCCAAACCCAGCTGGGAAGATCCTGTCAAGTACAGTTTTACCCATGGTGGAAAAGACGGTTTTCCCTATCCAGTTGATAGAGAAGTCTATGATCATTCCATAATAACTATAAAAGAAGCTTTAGAGGATGCTAAAATAAATAAAAAAGACAAATATAATGCTTTGAAACGTTTGGAAACCCATATTAAATCAGGATAA
- a CDS encoding translation initiation factor IF-6 has product MIRRINMDGSPNLGVSISVSDKIAIAPPNMLDSMEDLINEALGVEVIRTPICGSNLTGALTCGNSKGFIVSKYAFDKELEVFKEKGVEVARIPDKLTAVGNIVLANDSGALVHPLISDKAIELISDVLDVEVKRGSIANYKITGSVANATNKGVLVHPATLEDELKDLEEFFKVPVDVGTVNNGTQFVGSCSIANSNGVMVGLGTTGPELARIEEAFGFLEGYL; this is encoded by the coding sequence ATGATTAGAAGGATCAACATGGATGGAAGCCCAAATTTGGGTGTTTCAATATCTGTTTCCGATAAAATTGCCATTGCTCCACCCAATATGTTGGACAGTATGGAGGATCTAATAAACGAAGCCTTAGGTGTTGAAGTTATTAGAACTCCAATTTGTGGTAGTAACCTTACAGGAGCATTGACCTGTGGAAATTCCAAAGGTTTCATTGTTTCCAAGTACGCATTTGACAAAGAATTAGAAGTATTCAAAGAAAAAGGCGTTGAGGTTGCTAGAATTCCTGATAAGCTAACAGCAGTGGGTAACATTGTTTTAGCAAATGATTCAGGAGCCCTTGTACATCCCCTAATATCTGATAAGGCCATTGAACTAATATCAGATGTATTGGATGTGGAAGTCAAACGTGGAAGCATAGCAAATTATAAAATTACAGGATCCGTGGCAAACGCAACAAACAAGGGAGTTTTGGTACATCCAGCAACACTAGAAGATGAACTGAAAGATCTTGAAGAATTTTTCAAGGTCCCTGTTGATGTTGGAACAGTTAACAACGGAACACAATTCGTAGGCTCCTGTTCAATTGCCAATTCAAATGGAGTTATGGTTGGTTTGGGTACCACAGGACCAGAACTTGCAAGAATAGAAGAAGCATTCGGTTTTCTTGAGGGATATTTATGA
- a CDS encoding 50S ribosomal protein L31e, producing the protein MERVYVIPLRDVKRVPRTIRSPKAIRIVREFMQRHMKSDDIVIDSAVNEKIWERGIQKVPPKIKVKATKEEDGSVLVTLVE; encoded by the coding sequence ATGGAAAGAGTTTACGTTATCCCATTAAGGGATGTTAAAAGGGTGCCAAGGACCATCCGGTCTCCAAAAGCAATTAGAATAGTCAGAGAGTTCATGCAAAGACACATGAAATCTGATGATATTGTAATTGACTCTGCAGTTAACGAGAAAATTTGGGAGAGGGGAATTCAGAAGGTACCACCAAAAATTAAGGTAAAGGCAACAAAGGAAGAGGATGGATCTGTCTTAGTCACCTTAGTTGAATAG
- a CDS encoding 50S ribosomal protein L39e codes for MSRNKPCAKKLRLSKATKQNRRVPLWVMLKTSRKVRTHPKMRQWRRSKVKA; via the coding sequence ATGAGTAGAAATAAACCATGCGCTAAGAAATTAAGACTTTCTAAGGCCACAAAACAAAACAGACGCGTACCATTATGGGTAATGCTTAAAACATCAAGAAAAGTCCGAACTCATCCTAAGATGAGACAATGGAGAAGAAGTAAGGTCAAAGCATAG
- a CDS encoding DNA-binding protein: MTDIEEIRRRRMQELQQQQAQQAQNQSSQAESQEQMRREVEAQKRQAMMQLLTPEARARLTNIRLTKPEFVDQIELQLIQLAQMGRVQNKITDDQLKELLRKLAGQKREINITRR; this comes from the coding sequence ATGACTGACATCGAAGAAATTCGGCGCAGAAGAATGCAAGAGCTTCAGCAACAGCAAGCTCAACAAGCTCAAAACCAATCTTCACAGGCTGAATCACAAGAACAGATGCGCAGGGAAGTTGAAGCCCAGAAAAGACAGGCCATGATGCAGTTATTAACACCTGAGGCTAGGGCAAGACTCACTAACATCAGGCTCACAAAACCTGAATTTGTGGACCAGATCGAGTTACAGTTAATTCAGCTTGCGCAGATGGGTAGGGTGCAAAACAAAATTACAGATGATCAGCTCAAAGAACTTCTCAGAAAACTTGCTGGTCAGAAGAGAGAGATCAATATTACCCGAAGATAA
- a CDS encoding class I SAM-dependent methyltransferase: MKYNQIEGEINLEHVKEHFEEEAKEFDDTIVKLIPMYSQMIDSMILTIPQEVSDEFKVLDLGTGTGNVSKAIKEKFKHASIDCIDIAEKMIEMAKIKLEGYTDIHYYTGDFYEFEFEEKYDVVVSSLALHHIKTDDEKKKFYHKIYHILKEGGIFINSDSVLGSNERMQKLNKEKWKEFMLNNVSEDEVEDKWVPQSKKEDYPAPITNHLKWLEEAGFKDLDIVWKYYGWAVYCGTR; encoded by the coding sequence TTGAAGTACAATCAAATCGAAGGAGAAATCAATTTGGAACATGTAAAAGAACATTTTGAAGAGGAAGCTAAGGAATTTGATGACACCATAGTCAAGTTGATTCCAATGTATTCCCAGATGATAGACTCGATGATCCTCACCATACCCCAAGAGGTATCTGATGAATTTAAAGTTTTAGATCTTGGAACAGGTACCGGAAATGTATCTAAAGCCATTAAAGAAAAATTTAAACACGCAAGTATTGACTGTATCGATATTGCTGAGAAAATGATAGAAATGGCTAAGATCAAATTGGAAGGCTATACCGATATTCATTATTATACAGGAGACTTTTATGAGTTTGAATTTGAAGAGAAATATGATGTGGTTGTTTCATCACTGGCTCTGCACCATATAAAAACTGATGACGAAAAAAAGAAATTCTACCACAAAATTTACCACATACTCAAAGAGGGTGGAATATTCATTAATTCAGACAGTGTTCTTGGTTCAAATGAGAGAATGCAGAAACTTAACAAGGAAAAATGGAAAGAATTCATGTTAAACAATGTTTCTGAAGATGAGGTTGAAGATAAATGGGTTCCCCAGAGTAAAAAAGAGGATTATCCTGCACCAATAACCAATCATCTTAAATGGCTGGAAGAAGCCGGTTTTAAAGACTTGGATATTGTTTGGAAATATTATGGATGGGCTGTTTACTGCGGAACAAGATAA
- a CDS encoding ribonuclease P protein component 4, which yields MRRGRRPKWILKIAEERINILFSRADEEFNQHPERSHRYVEMARNIAKKYNLKLPDKWNRRFCHSCHQFLKPGLNCRVRLINSSVVIKCLDCGHVARIPYITEKKERRRRKIEHYNASKKGTDEQITFNHHN from the coding sequence TTGAGAAGGGGAAGAAGACCGAAATGGATTTTAAAAATAGCTGAAGAGAGAATAAACATACTTTTTAGCCGGGCAGATGAGGAATTTAACCAACATCCTGAAAGGTCTCACCGTTACGTTGAGATGGCCCGAAACATAGCAAAGAAGTACAACCTCAAGCTACCAGACAAATGGAACAGAAGGTTCTGCCACAGCTGCCATCAATTCCTGAAACCCGGATTGAACTGCAGAGTAAGATTAATAAATTCAAGCGTTGTAATCAAATGCCTTGACTGTGGACATGTTGCCAGAATTCCCTACATAACTGAAAAAAAAGAAAGAAGGAGGAGGAAAATTGAACATTACAACGCCTCCAAAAAAGGAACTGATGAACAGATCACTTTCAACCATCACAATTAA
- a CDS encoding sulfide-dependent adenosine diphosphate thiazole synthase gives MKLDDIIVSKAIIEEYMQDFLDYTDMDVAIGGGGPAGLTAGYYLAKAGYKVALFEKKLSMGGGMWGGGMMFNKIVVQEESKRILDEFGIKTKEYSEGYFVADSIECVSTICSKAVQAGLKIFNLMAIEDVMMKDKGVEGVVLNWAAVQMGGLHVDPLTVRSKAVIDATGHPCEVVKILENKMEVELETETGKIMGEKSMWADKAESLVVDNTTEVYPGLYVTGMAANAVHGSPRMGPIFGGMLLSGERVAEVIIEKFDK, from the coding sequence ATGAAACTGGATGATATAATTGTTTCAAAAGCGATAATTGAAGAATATATGCAAGATTTCCTTGATTACACAGACATGGATGTTGCTATTGGTGGGGGAGGTCCTGCAGGACTTACAGCAGGATATTATCTGGCTAAAGCAGGCTATAAAGTGGCTTTATTCGAAAAAAAGCTTTCCATGGGTGGTGGAATGTGGGGTGGCGGTATGATGTTCAACAAGATCGTTGTCCAAGAAGAAAGTAAACGAATCCTTGATGAGTTCGGAATAAAGACCAAGGAGTACAGTGAAGGTTACTTTGTTGCAGATTCAATTGAATGCGTATCCACAATATGTTCAAAGGCAGTTCAGGCAGGATTAAAGATCTTCAACCTCATGGCAATAGAAGACGTGATGATGAAGGACAAGGGTGTTGAAGGGGTTGTACTCAACTGGGCAGCAGTTCAAATGGGAGGATTACACGTAGATCCATTAACAGTAAGATCCAAAGCAGTAATAGATGCAACAGGACATCCATGTGAAGTTGTTAAAATTCTTGAAAACAAGATGGAAGTCGAATTAGAAACTGAAACCGGCAAGATCATGGGTGAAAAATCCATGTGGGCAGATAAAGCAGAAAGTTTAGTTGTTGACAACACAACAGAGGTTTACCCTGGACTTTACGTGACAGGAATGGCTGCAAATGCGGTCCATGGATCTCCAAGGATGGGTCCAATATTTGGTGGTATGCTCTTATCAGGAGAAAGGGTTGCCGAGGTCATTATAGAAAAATTTGATAAATGA
- a CDS encoding dCTP deaminase, which translates to MIGENELKKLFPDFEELVQPSGIDLRIDEVFIQRGPGSLIDNEKELPEIEKLEPPIYVLKPKTSYLVTVDRKIKIPKGYSMLYVPRSTLLRSFVSVHTAVGDPGFYGTLQFMVYNYGDFDYKVKKGERIAQGVVFDVSGSGEYNGSYQESE; encoded by the coding sequence ATGATAGGTGAAAATGAACTTAAAAAATTGTTTCCAGATTTTGAAGAACTTGTACAACCCTCTGGTATCGATCTAAGGATCGATGAAGTTTTTATCCAAAGGGGTCCAGGTTCATTAATTGATAATGAAAAAGAATTACCAGAAATCGAAAAGTTAGAACCACCTATTTATGTATTGAAACCAAAAACATCATATCTGGTGACTGTGGATAGGAAAATAAAGATACCTAAGGGTTATTCCATGCTTTATGTGCCTAGATCAACACTTTTACGTTCATTTGTTTCAGTACACACTGCTGTTGGAGATCCTGGATTTTATGGAACACTCCAGTTCATGGTGTACAACTATGGAGATTTCGACTACAAAGTCAAAAAAGGAGAAAGGATTGCCCAGGGCGTTGTGTTTGATGTCAGTGGATCTGGAGAATACAATGGGAGTTATCAGGAATCAGAATGA
- a CDS encoding 30S ribosomal protein S19e, with product MTTIYDVPADSLISEVAKELNENKSINTPEWATFVKTGVHKERRPDNPDWWYVRCASVLRKVYMDGPVGVNSLKTYYGGKKDRGTSPEKFKKGSGAVIRGALHQLEDAGYIRKVGEGRLVTPEGKSFLDKTSHKIIKDIPELSKY from the coding sequence ATGACTACAATTTACGATGTGCCTGCTGATTCGCTGATCAGCGAAGTGGCAAAGGAGCTAAACGAAAATAAAAGTATAAACACGCCAGAATGGGCGACCTTTGTTAAAACAGGTGTCCATAAAGAAAGAAGACCCGACAACCCTGACTGGTGGTACGTAAGATGTGCTTCCGTGTTAAGAAAAGTCTACATGGATGGCCCAGTTGGAGTAAACAGTCTTAAAACCTACTACGGTGGAAAAAAAGACAGAGGCACCAGCCCTGAAAAATTTAAGAAAGGCAGTGGTGCAGTCATAAGAGGTGCTTTACATCAGCTTGAAGATGCAGGTTACATAAGAAAAGTTGGTGAAGGAAGATTAGTTACCCCAGAAGGAAAATCATTCCTAGATAAAACATCCCACAAAATTATAAAAGACATTCCAGAACTTTCCAAGTATTAA
- a CDS encoding DUF7411 family protein, which translates to MKACVLYSGGKDSSLMAFILNKLGYDVELVTVNYGIYPSWKPAAESASNLNFNHRVMNADSDTMRSAVQTILSDGFPNNGINQLHKYALELVAKEYDVVADGTRRDDRIPKLNMNEVRSFEDRNNVEYINLGGFGHKSMNHLSKTLFEVKKELTNMDNNSDYEIEIRTLISEIEGDSAALKIFPEHLQSRVIGWRKNE; encoded by the coding sequence ATGAAGGCTTGTGTACTTTACAGTGGAGGAAAAGATAGTTCTTTGATGGCATTTATCCTCAATAAATTAGGATACGATGTCGAACTCGTAACTGTAAATTATGGAATCTATCCTTCATGGAAACCTGCAGCAGAGTCTGCATCAAATCTAAACTTCAATCACAGGGTGATGAATGCAGATTCTGATACCATGAGATCTGCAGTTCAAACGATCTTAAGTGATGGGTTTCCAAACAACGGTATAAATCAGCTGCACAAATATGCATTGGAATTAGTTGCCAAGGAATATGATGTTGTTGCAGATGGAACCAGACGGGATGATAGAATACCAAAACTCAACATGAATGAAGTTCGGAGTTTTGAAGATAGAAACAACGTTGAATATATCAACCTGGGAGGATTTGGTCATAAATCCATGAATCATCTTTCAAAAACTCTATTCGAGGTAAAAAAAGAATTAACCAACATGGATAATAATTCTGACTATGAAATAGAGATAAGAACTCTTATCTCAGAAATTGAAGGCGACAGTGCAGCCTTAAAAATATTCCCAGAACATTTACAATCAAGAGTAATAGGATGGAGAAAAAATGAGTAG
- a CDS encoding adenylate kinase family protein: protein MSVILITGTPGTGKTTVSKLLSQKLSIPLVAVNDLVEEKHLYHGYDPEKGYKEVDMEDLCHELETIIINFQKDGLIIEGHLAHFLENSDLIDCVVVLRARPDILIKRLSKRNWPESKVNENVEAEALDICTFEAVENHVNKVNEVDTTDLEVEDVVDLIIKIVNGEKHIPPGDVNFLEYMYKS from the coding sequence ATGTCAGTCATCTTAATCACAGGAACACCTGGAACAGGGAAAACCACAGTATCAAAGCTGCTTTCCCAAAAACTTTCCATTCCACTGGTTGCAGTAAACGATCTAGTTGAAGAGAAACACCTTTACCATGGGTACGATCCAGAAAAGGGATACAAAGAAGTAGATATGGAAGATCTTTGCCATGAACTGGAAACTATTATAATAAATTTCCAGAAGGATGGCCTCATCATTGAGGGACATCTTGCACATTTTTTAGAAAATTCCGATCTAATAGACTGTGTAGTGGTTTTAAGGGCAAGACCTGATATTCTTATAAAACGTCTCTCCAAACGAAATTGGCCAGAATCTAAAGTAAATGAAAATGTTGAGGCTGAAGCCCTAGATATCTGTACATTTGAAGCCGTGGAAAACCATGTAAACAAGGTTAACGAAGTAGATACAACAGATTTAGAAGTTGAAGATGTTGTTGATCTGATAATTAAAATTGTTAATGGGGAAAAACATATTCCTCCAGGGGATGTGAATTTTTTAGAGTACATGTACAAGAGTTAG